The sequence CATGGCGTCCTCCTGTGCTTAAAGCGTTTATGGGGTTGAATCGGTTATCGGTTTGTTCCGTTGCCCTTGTGCCGGAGCTATTTCAGCGGCAGGGTTTCCTTGCTGTGGGTAACCGCCCGGGTAATGCCGACCAGCAACAGCAGCGACGGCAGAATCTGGGTGGCGATCAGCAGGGCAAAGAAGCCAAGGAATGCCCAGAGCAGAAAACCGCTGGAGGAAGCATCGGCCGCCGCGTAGACCGGCGAAGCCGCCAGCAAGGAAGTCAGGGTCAGCAGCGTGGTGGTTTTCATGATGTCCTCCTGTGGTTACGGTTGAAGGCTTGCGGTAGTGCGTTGCTCTTGCCCAGATACTACTGCGCAAGACGTGCCAACAAACACTGACGCCCCGGGAAATTCCGAATAAACTGCTGAAATCAGCAAGAAAATATCGCAAGAAAAATTTCCGGAGCACAAGAAGACCGCGTCTGAAGGCTGGTGAGGCAGCAAAAACGGCAGCGGGCGCCGGAAACGTATGCTGGGGCTATACGATGGGAGCAAAGCCGAGCCAGACCAGAACAGCGCGACAATCAGGCATGGTGGGCTATCAGGCTGAAATAACAGCCGTTACTGGCTGTATAGGGAAAATATCGGAAAATATCGCCAGAGCTGAGTTATTGAATCGGCTACCGTAAGGAAATGTTATATCGCAGATCCGTTTTGCCTTTTTGCTCAACAGAAGCGCAGAAGCTTCACCCTGGTTCTTGCGTAACTGCGAGAAGAGTCGTTGCTGTAACCAGCCAAAATAATTAAAAAACTTGTCGTGCGCTACGGGTGCTGCTAGATTCGGCAAAAATTTTATGCCTATTGGCGATCCTGGATTGAGTCGTCAGATTCGGATGAACGAGAGGAGATGGATTTGTGTGGCGTTTTGTTCTGATCTGGATGGTTTTTCTTGGTTTGTTGCCTGCACAGGGACAGGCGGGGCCGCTGTACACATGGAAAGATACGGGCGGGCAGCTTCATATCAGCGATAATCTGCCGGAATGTCCCGAAAATGCCAAAGAATTACAGACCCGGGTCTACAGTGGTGGCCGTGAAACAGCGGTGCAGCGTCAGGAGCGTCTTTTGCGCGAGTACGAACAGGAGCGGCAGCTTGCTTTGGCCAATTGGCAACGGCGCGAGGAATTGCAGCAGAAGAAGTTGGCCAGGGCCATTGAGGAAGATAACGACCGGCGTCACGCCTTGCACGAGGCCCGGCTGGAGCAGGATATTGCCTACGAAAAGAGTCTAATCGATCGATGGGATGACCGGCGCAGGCCTGTGTATTCCCTGCCCGGCCGGCGGACGCGCTATCAGGATGCTATGCGTCAATCCTGCTCTGATGGGAACGCGCCGCACTCCCCTCGTTTGATGGCGCGTCCGCATTCCCAGCCCGTGCTGCCGCGATCTGCTGGCCAACGGACGGTTGTGCGCCGGTTGCCCTGATGATTTCTACAGGTCTACAGGGCCGGGGTTGGCTCAAGGCCGTCCGGCAATGTGCCTCCCGTGCGGGAACTGGCGACCGTGCCAGGCTGGCGAAATGTCAAATTGGTGGTGTCAGGCTGCGGCCTTCGCGTAATAAGGCAGCGAAGTCTTCTGCCGGCAGGGGCTTGCTGAACAGGTAGCCCTGCAACTGGTCGCAGCCGCAACGGCGCAAAAAATCGAGCTGATCGCGGGTTTCGACGCCTTCAGCGACGGCGCCCAGGCCCAGGTTGTGGGCAATCTGGATGATGCTGGTGACGACGGAGGCGCCGCTGGTGTCTGTTGCTACATCGCGGATGAAAGAACGGTCGATTTTGAGATTGTCGACCGGAAAACGGCGCAGATAGTTCAGACTTGAATAGCCGGTACCGAAATCGTCGAGACTTAAGGACAGGCCGAGCTGTTTGAGCTCATGCATGATCTGCACGGCCTGCTGGGGATTGTCCATAATCATGCTTTCGGTTAGTTCCAGCTCCAGTTCGCCGGCGGCAAGACCGCTGTGCTGCAGAATGGACTGCAGGCGCTGGGTCAGATCGCCCTTGCGGAATTGCCGCGCTGACAGGTTCACGGCCACTGGTACTGGCTGCAGTCCCGCATCCCGCCATTGACAGGTCTGGGCACAGGCCTGCCGCAGTACCCAGTCGCCCAGCGGCACGATCAGGCCGGTTTCCTCCGCCAGCGGAATGAACTGGGCCGGTGAGATCAGCCCTCGTTGGGCATGTTGCCAGCGGACCAGGGCCTCGCAGCCGCAGATTTGTCCCGTTACCAGATTGACCTTTGGCTGGTAGAGCAGCAGAAACTGCTCCTGTTCCAGAGCCTGTCGCAGGGCTTCTTCCAACTCCAGTGTTTCCTGCAGCCGCTGGTTCATTTCCGGCGCGTAGAACAGGAAGCTGCTGCGCTCAAGACGCTTGGCGCGGTACATGGCCATGTCGGCGTTGCGCAGCAGGGTGGCGCTGTCATCACTGTCACGCGGGAACAGGCTGATTCCCAGGCTGGCACTCAGCCGAATTTCGCGATCTTCCACCCGGTAGGGCTGGTTGAGCTGCTCCAGCAGGTGCCCGGCGACCAGGGCGATGTCTTTCATGTCGGCCACCTCGGCCAGAATCACAACGAACTCATCGCCACCCAGACGGGCAACGCTGTCGGTTTCGCGTATGCAGTGCTGCAGGCGTCCGGCAACGGCGCGCAGCAGCTGATCGCCGAAGTTGTGACCGAGGCTGTCATTGATGACCTTGAAGCGGTCGAGATCGAACAATAACGCCGCCACCAGCCGGCCGGAACGATGGGCGTAATGGATGGCCTGTTCCAGGCGGTCGAGCAGTAGCGTGCGATTGGCCAGCCCGGTCAGGACGTCATGGGTTGCCAGATGCTTGAGCTGTTCTTCGTAACGTTTCTGCTCGGTGATGTCGCGGTACAGCGCGGCAACCTGGTTGCGGCTGCCGTTGTCCGGTCGGAAGGCGTAAACATCAAAAAAACGGCCCAGTTGCTGTTCCGGGCGCTGGAACCGGATGGCCTCGCCGGTGCGGGCCACGGCGCCATAGGTCTGCAGCCAGAAGGGGTCAATCTCCGGCAACAGTTCGCGGATGCTGTGCGATAGACATTCCGGGCCCAGACCGGTCTGGGCACTGAAAATCCGATTGATCTCGCGCAGGCGCAGGTCACTGACGGTGCCGTCGTCGTCGAATTCCACCTCCATGACGCAGAAACCCTCGTCGATGGATTCGAACAGGCTGTGATAGTGTCGTTCGCTGGCCTGCAGATCGGCCTGGGCCTGGCGGCGCTGCTGCAAAAGCTGCCATTCGCGTAGGGCCCCCTGCACGATGACCGGCAACCGGCGGAAGAGGTCGGGTGATTTGACCAGATAATCGAAGGCACCGCCTTTGAGGGCTTCTACGGCCAGTTCTTCGTTGCCGTAGGCGGTCATGACCAGCAAGGGAAAGGCTCGGTGGTCATGGCTGTCGGCCAGAGCCTGCAGGGCCCGGCCGTCGGGCAGGTTTATGTCCATCAGCACCAGATCGGGACTGTGCTGTTTCAGCAGGGCGTGATAACCGGCCAGGCTGGCGGCCTGATAAAGCTGAACCCTGGGGGACTGCTCCTGAAAAGCGCGGCGGATCAGTTCAGCGTGAGCGGTGTCGTCCTCGATCAGAAAGATGCTCAGGCTTTTGGCCTGGCCTGAAGAGGGAGCTTTGGTCATGGCAGCGTCCTGCAGGCACCGGTGAGGCGCTTGTCTGATACCGGTTGCCCGGCGGGGTTGACGGTAAACGCAGCGGAGCTGGCCTGATAAAACAGCCTGCTGCCACCATAGCGGCTGAAGGCGGTTTTGACCAGCCGGAATTGTGCCGACCGTCAGCGCACCTGGGGCAGTTCATCCCAGCTGCGGGTGTAGGCCGGCGACAGCAGCGTCCGCGTCATGAACCAGTCCGCTTCCGGCCGCTGGGCGCCGAAATAGACCCTGGCGCGGCCGGACTGGTTCAGGCGGTCGAGCGCCTGCATCAGCTGCTTTCCTTTACCTTCGTCCTGTGGGCTGTGGAACAGCCCTGGTTGCACCTGATCCGCCGGGCACAGGCCTTCAAGTTGTACCCCACCCTTGGCATAACGCAGGTCCTCGCGCCATAGCTTGTCAAACAGGCGCAGAGCCAGGGGCAGCAACACCCGGCTGTCGTTGCTGGCCTCGCCAAGGCTGGTGCTGGCCCGGTTGCCATAGTAGGGCTGCTGGGTATCGTGCGGGCTGGTACGGATGAACAGCGTCACAATGCCGGCCTTGAGCGCCTGGTGACGCAGGCGTGCGGCGGCCTGACAGACCAGCTGGCTGAGGGCCTGGCGCAGTTCGTCATAGGTCTCGATCCGCTCACCGAAGGAACGCGAACAAACCAGCTGTTTCTGCGGTGCCGGTACCTCCTCGAGTTCCAGGCAGGATTCGCCGTTGAGCTCGCGCACTGTTCTTTCCAGCACCACCGAAAAGCGCTGCCGTACGAAACGCACGTCCATCTCGGCCAGTTGCAGCGCCGTGCGGATACCCAGCCGCGCCAGACGTGGCCCCAGTTGGCGGCCGACCCCCCAGACCTCCTCCAGCGGCGTCAACGCCAGCAGGCGACGCTGCCGCTCTGGCTGTGACAGATCCACCACGCCGTGACATTGCCTAAAACGTTTGGCCGCGCCGTTGGCCAGTTTGGCCAGCGTCTTGGTCGGCGCGATGCCGACACTCACCGGCACACCCACATGGCGGTACAGCTGCTCGCGGATCGCCTGGCCGCAGCTGGCCAGATCGGCCTGAGCCGCAGTCAGATCGATAAAGGCTTCGTCAATCGAATAGACCTCCAGATGATCGCTGAAGGCGCGCAGGCTGGCCATCACCCGGGCCGAGATGTCGGCATAGAGGCCATAGTTCGAAGAAAACAGCACAATGTCATGCTGCTTGACCAGGTGGCGAATCTGGAACAGCGGTGTTCCCATGGCAATGCCCAGGGCCTTGACCTCGGCCGAGCGTGCCACCACACAGCCGTCGTTGTTGGACAGAACCGCCACCGGCCGGCGGCGCAGATCGGGCCGGAACAGGCGCTCACAGCTGCAGTAGAAGTTGTTGCAATCGATCAGGGCGAATAGCGGCATGGCGTTTGATCCGGTGGAAAAATCTGCCGTCGGTGGCGGCGTGGTTGTCTGCTGGCGACGGCTGGGGCAGAATGCCGACCGGTTGCCGAGACAACCCCGGCCTGTGGTGTATTGTCGCAGGGAAAATGGTCCCATGCACACCCGTCTGCTGAACAAGGAGGATTCCGGATGATCATTCAACCCCTGCTGGGCCTGGCCCTGTTCATTCTGCTGGCCTGGCTGCTGAGCGAGAACCGCCGCCGCTTCCCCCTGCGTCTGGTGCTGGGCGGGCTGGCCCTGCAACTGCTGCTGGCCCTGCTGCTGTTGCGTCTGCCGGGTTGCCGCCAGCTGTTCTGGCTGCTCAACCAGGCTGTGCTGGCGCTGGAACAGGCCACGGCGGCGGGCACCGGGCTGGTGTTCGGTTATCTGGGCGGCGGGCCGTTGCCCTTTGCCGAAACCGGCAGCGCCAGTGCCTATCTGCTGGCTTTTCGCGGGCTGCCGCTGGTGCTGCTGATCAGCGCGTTGTCGGCTCTGTTGTTCTACTGGCGCATCCTGCCCTGGGTGGTGCAGGGCCTGTCCTGGCTGTTGCGGCGGACGCTGGGGCTGGGCGGTGCCGAGGGGCTGGCGGTGGCGGCGAACATCTTTGTCGGCATGGTCGAGGCGCCGCTGATCGTTCGGCCCTATCTGGCGCGGATGAGCCGCAGCGAGCTGTTCTGCCTGATGAGTTGCGGTATGGCCACCATCGCCGGCACGGTGATGGTACTTTACGCCAGTATTTTGCGACCGCTATTGCCCGATATCATGGGCCATATTCTGACCGCTTCGCTGATCAGCGCGCCGGCGGCGGTGGTGATCGCCAAGGTGCTGGTGCCCGAAAACGCCACGCCGACCGCCGCCCGGCTGGAGGTCGACACCTCGGTGCGCGGCAGCATGGACGCCATTACCCGTGGCACAACCCAGGGTATTCAGCTGCTGCTCAATATCGTCGCCATGATCATTGTCATGGTGGCGCTGGTGGCCCTGGTCAATCAACTGCTCGGCCTGCTTTGGCCCGGTGCCAGCCTGCAGGGGCTGCTCGGCCAGGTGCTGGCGCCGGTGGTCTGGCTGTTCGGCGTGCCCTGGGCGGAGGCGCCGACGGCGGCGGCGTTGTTGGGCACCAAGACTGTCATCAACGAGTTTGTGGCCTATCTGGATATGAGCCGCTTGCCGCCGGGTCAGCTCAGCGAGCGCAGCCTGTATCTGCTCAGCTATGCCCTGTGTGGTTTTGCCAATCCCGGCAGCCTGGGCATTCTGATCGGCGGTCTGGGCGCCATGGCGCCTGAACGACGGCCGGAGATTGTTTCGCTGGGGCTGAAATCGTTGCTGGCCGGCACCCTGGCCACCTGTATGACGGCGGCGGTAGCCGCTTTGTTGTTGCCGGCTTGAGTTTTGCGCCGGGTCTTTTAGTCGGCCAGGGTTGCCTGGCTGACACGGACGCTCAGGCTTTTGAGGGTGGCAGGGTCGAGCGGGCCGATGCCGGTCTTGAGTTGGTGCTGCTGGCCCGCCGGCAGCACCTCAGCCAGTGTCAGGCTGCGTTGCTGGCGGCGCTGTCGGCTGTCACTGAACTGCAGCAGGCAGACAATCTGACGGACATTGAGGCTGCTGTCATTTCTGATACGCAGTACCAGTTGGCCCTTGCCATCAAGACCCACGGCGGTGGTCAGATAGCGTTGGGGCTGCTCCGGCAGATCAAGGCGCTGATAGGCCTGACGGGCCTGCTGGCCGATGGTGGATTGCGACTGGGCCGCAGCGGCGAACAGCTCCTTGGCTTTGCCGCGCTGGCCCTGCTGCAGGGCCACCAGCCCCAGGGCCTGCTGAGCCGGGGCGGTGGGCAGCAGAGCGGTGCTGCGCTCGAGATCGGCAACGGCGGCGCTGGTCTGCCCCAAGGCTTTTTTGGCCAGGCCGCGCTGCAGATAATAATGGAAATAGCCGTCGTCCCGGGCGATGGCGCGATCATAGTTGGTGATGGCGTCGGCCGGATTCTTTTCGGCCATGCGGATATCGCCGCGCAGGCCGTGAAACAGGGCCTCGGCGGGCTGTAGTCGCAGCGCCTTTTCCGCCAGACTCAGCGCCTTGGCCGTGTCTTTTGCCTGCAGGGCCTTGCGGCCGGCATCGTGGGCGGCATAGGCCTCGCAGTCGGCCAGCAGCGGTGCCAGGGCCTGGCGGTAGCGCTCCTCGCCCAGTGTGCCGCCCTTGGGCAGCGTCGTCGCCAGTTGGCGATTGGCCTCGACCCGTTCTTGCGACGGCGGGTGACTGGAAAACAGACCGTTGAGCCAGTCCGGCTGTTGGTTTTTGGCCAGCCGCACGAAGGTCTGTTGCAGACCGATGGCGGCTGCGGGGTCATATCCGGCCCGCGCCATGTAGCGCATGCCGTAGGCGTCGGCTTCGCGTTCGGCGTCGCGGCTGTAGCGCTGCTGAATCAGCTGGGAACCGACGGCGGCACCGCCGGTGGCCAGGGCGGCGTATTCGCTGTTGCGCGCTGCCAGCCCCGTTGCCAGCACGGCACCCTGCAGCAGCAGGTTGCGTTCCATGTCCTTGGCGCCATGACGGGCAGCAGCGTGGACGATTTCATGGCTGAGGACCGCCGCCAGTTCAGCTTCGTTGTTCAGCTCCACCAGCAGCCCGCGATTGATGGCGATCTTGCCGCCGGGCAGGGCCCAGGCGTTGGGCGTTGAATCGTTCAGCACACGGAACTCGTAGGGCAGTTTGCGATCACTGACGGCGGCCAGCCGCTGGCCGACCTGCTGCACATAGGCCACCACCTGAGGATGGGTGCGATAGTCGCCGCCCTGCATCTGACGGCTGGGTTGATAATGCTGGGCGCCGGCGCGCAGTTCGGTGTCTTCGCCGACCAGGGCCAGTTCGTTTCTGCCGGTCACCGGATTGACGGCACAACCGGCAAGCAGCAGGACCAGGGTACAGACGGCAAGAGCGTAGCGCATGGCAGAATCTCCTGTCGGGTGGAGCGTTTTCCGGAGAGGGCGGCAGTCGCTGCGATGGACGCCGCCGGCGGTTCAGGGCGCCCGGCTGTCGAGCTGCAACGACAGCAGGTTGCGCTCGCCCTGGCGCTGCCAGTCGATCTGGCGGCACAGATTGCGGATCAGGGCCAGGCCGATATCGTCCTGGGAGTCGGCCTGCTCCAGCGGGTTGCCGGGTGGGCCGGCACAGTCGAGGCGCAGTTCCAGCAGCGCGTCCTGTTCGTGAAAGGCGACGGTCAGGGCCACATCGAAGACGCCGGCTTGTTGTTTGAGCCATTCCAGTACCTCTTCGGTCAGCAGCTGCAGGCGCAGGGCGCTGGCCTTGGGCAGCAGGTGCTTTTCGCAGAACTGGTCGAGCTGGCCGAACAGGGCGTAGAGATCGAAATCGCGTTCCTTGAGGCGGAACTCCAGACAGCGCACCCGGCGGATGAAATCGCGTGTGCGCTGTTGTTGTGGCGCCTCGAAGATCTGCTGCGGCGGGCCTTCCTCGTAGATGATGCCCTGATCCATGTAGAACACCCGACTGGAAACCTGACGGGCAAAATCCATTTCGTGGGTCACAATGGCCAGGGTCATGCCGTCACGCGCCAACCGGCGGATGACGGCCAAGACCTCGCCGACCATGGTGGGATCAAGGGCCGAGGTTGGCTCGTCGAACAGAATGATCTCCGGCTCCATCGACAGGCAGCGGGCGATGGCCACCCGTTGCTTCTGCCCGCCGGACAGTTCGTGGGGCAGGCTGTGAGCCTTTTCCGCCAGACCGACCATCTTCAGCAGTTCCAGGCCGCGGGCCGCGGCCTGCACCCTGGAGTGGCCGCGCAGCTGCACCGGACCGATGCACAGGTTGCCCAGGGCCGTGAGATGGGGAAACAGATTGAAGGACTGGAATACCATGCCCATGCGCTGGCGCAGCTGCGCCACCTTGACGCCGGCGGCCAGAATGTCCTGCCCATCGATCAGAATACGACCGGAGCTGGGTTGATCGAGCAGATTGAGGCAGCGCAGAAAGGTGCTTTTGCCGGTGCCCGACGGGCCGATGATGGAAATGACCTCGCCCTGGCGGATGTGGGCGTTGACATCCGTGAGAACCGCCACCGGGCCAAAATGTTTGCTCAGATGCTCGACACGAATCATGGGCGGGTCTCCAGCCGCTGGCGCTGCGGATCGGTTTTGCGGTCGAGGTGGTCGAGCGCCAGACCCAGCAGCCAGATCACCACAAAATAGAGCGCCGCCACCATGATCAGAGGGAAAAAGGCTTCGAAGGTGCGGCTGCGGATGATATCGCCGGCTTTGGTCAAGTCCTGCACGCCAATGTAGCCGACAATGGAGGTCATCTTCACCAGTGAAATGAATTCGCCCCGATAGACCGGCAGGATGCGGCGGATGGCCTGTGGCAGAACAATGTGGCGGAAGCATTGCAGGCGGGTGAAGCCGAGGGCGATCCCGGCTTCCGTCTGCCCCCGGTCGACCGCTTCGATGCCGCTGCGGAACATTTCGGCGACGTAGGCGGCGAAGTTCAGCGCGAAGGCGACCACGGCCACCAGCAGGGGGCTGATATTGACCGAGGCGAACACCACATAGAAGATCAGCATGAGTAGCAGCAGGACCGGCAGGCCGCGCACCGTTGCTATGTACAGGATGGCGAAGCGCCGTGCCAGCGGCTGGCGCGACAGTCGCAGGGCGCAGATGGCGGCTCCCAGCAATGTTCCCAGCAGGGTGGCGGCCGCCGAAATCAACAGCGTCGCTCCCAGCCCTTGCACGATCAGGCGCCAGCGCTGCTCGACCACAAAGTTGATTCGCAGACTCTCCTGCAGACTGGCCAGCGCCGGCACCGCGCTGACAACCGTGCTGGCCGGCTCGCTTGTGAAGGGCTCCGGAGCCGGGGGGGCGGCGGCAGCCATGCGGTCGCGCCGCACCAGCGCCACGGTGTTGAGATCGAGATAGGGCTCGGAAAAGGCCACCACCTTGGCCCGTTCCTCACTGATGGCGATGCCGTCAGTCACCAGATCGACCTTGCCGGCCGCCAGGGCGTTGATCAGGGCGTCCCATTCATAGGCGCGGATCTGCAGATCAATGTGTTCATGGGCGGCGAAACGGCGCAGCAATTCGATATCGAAACCGGTGAATTCGCCGTTGACCAGGCTGACATAGGGCAGATCGTCCACCGCCACCCCGGCCAGGCCGCGTTCGCCGCCGGAAAAGTGGGGGATTTCCGGCATGACCGCTTCGTCGGCGTCCTCGACGCACCAGCGCTGGTAAAGTGTCTGGTAGGTACCGTTTTCACGAATGTGGCGCAAAAAGGCGTTGAAACGGTCACGCAGGTCGGTGCGGTCGCGGCGAAAAGCCACGCCCAGGGGCAGTACCTGGAGACGTTCCTCCAAAATGGCCAGTTCGGGATTCTTTTTCAGGATCAGGCGGGCCGTGCTGCCTTCGATCAGGGCGGCGTCGACCTTGCCGGTGCGCACGGCCAGAACCAGGTCAGCCGTGGTGTTGAGCCGAACCACCTCGGCCTGCGGATAATGCTGGGCCAGAAAGGCATCCTGCACGGTGCCGATGAAGATGGCGATCTTGCCCCGCGCCAGATCGGCAAAACGCCGCGCCGGCAGCGTCTGTGGCTGCGGCGCGGCTGACGGCGGGTTCTGGGCCAACCGCTGCCTGAGTACCAGCACGGCGCCGCGTCCTTCGGCATAGGGAGCGGAAAAGGCGACCCGCTGACGCCGTTCCTCGGTGATGGCGATGCCATCACTGATCAGATCGACCTTGCCGGCCGCCAGGGCTGGAATCAGCGCGCCAAAATCGAGAATCTGAATCTGCAAGGCGATATTTTCAGCCGCGGCGAAGCTCCGCAACAGTTCAATGTCGAAGCCGACCACCTGATTGTTGACCACCGCCACATAGGGCAGATCGGCAACGGAAACCCCCAGGATATAGCGTGCGGCCGGTTCTTTTACCGGGTAGGGCGGCATCTGCGCGGTCTGAGGATCGGCGATAAACCAGCGCTGGTGGATCTGATCGTAGCGGCCGTCGGCCCGGATGCTGGCCAGATAATGGTCAAAACGCTGGCGCAGGTCGGCCAGCTCCGGTCGGAAGCCGATACCGAGCGGATAGCGCATGAAATCGTCATCGAGCAGGGCCATGTCCGGCCAGTTGGGCAGCAGGGCGGTGGCGCTGATGGCATCGATCAGAGCAGCGTCAACCTTGCCGCCGCGGGTGGCCAGCAACAGGTCGGTGAGGTTGTTGAACCAGACCAGTTGGGCTGCCGGGTAGGCCTGTTCGGCGTAGGCTCCCTGCAGGGTGCCGAGAACCGCGCCCAGGCGGGCCTGGGCCAGATCGTCCAGGCTGCTAAAGGGGCCGGGCGCGGCGCTGAGGCTGCCAGCCAGGGGGGGCAACAGCGTCGCTAGCAGCAGTGTCAGGCTCAACAGCAGGGTTTTGAGAAGGCGCCGGGCGACAAACGGCATGATGGCAACTCCAGCAAACAAAACGGGTGAACGCGGTTACCGTGACTGGCCGGCGGGGTTGTCCGTCACCAGCTGGTAGGGGTGTTGCTGGCTGTCGGGTAGCGCCCAGGGGGGCTGCTGACGGGCCAGAACGCTGGGGTTGATCCGCAGCTGCTCGGGGATGACCGCTTCGGTGGCAAAACTGGCCGGCGAGCGGCCGGCGAGAATGGCGGCAGCCAGATCGGCCGTGTAGCGGCCGACGGTGACATAATCGGCCCCCAGGCCGAACAGGGCGCCCCGGGCGGCATCGGCAGGGTCGTTGGTGAATACCGGCACGCCGGCCTCGCTGGCCAGATGCAGAATCAGATGGAGGGCGGCGGTGGCCACGGTGTCGCCACCGACCCAGAGCGCGTCGGGCTGCCGCGTCAGCAGGGCGCGGGTGGCTTCCGGCACCTCGGAGGTGTTGCCGGCATTGATCTCCAGCAACGCGATGCCCAGATCGGCGCAGGTGGCGCGGGCCTGTGCCAGACAGGCGGCCGAACACTGTTCCGCCGGATTCCACACCACGCCCAGCCGCTGCAATCGGGGCGCCATGGTTTTGGCCAGGCGGATGGCGGAGCGGACCGGCTGGAAGGTGCCGATGCCGGCCATGTGGGGCGGATGCTGGTCGGCTGCCGGGCCGGTGATGCCGACGCCGGTGCCGAGCGGATCGGTAACGGCGCCGAAGACGTGGCGCTTGCGCGTGGCTTCGTTGGCCTTGGCGAACAGCTGCAGAGCCAGGG is a genomic window of Desulfuromonas thiophila containing:
- a CDS encoding ABC transporter permease subunit (The N-terminal region of this protein, as described by TIGR01726, is a three transmembrane segment that identifies a subfamily of ABC transporter permease subunits, which specificities that include histidine, arginine, glutamine, glutamate, L-cystine (sic), the opines (in Agrobacterium) octopine and nopaline, etc.); translated protein: MPFVARRLLKTLLLSLTLLLATLLPPLAGSLSAAPGPFSSLDDLAQARLGAVLGTLQGAYAEQAYPAAQLVWFNNLTDLLLATRGGKVDAALIDAISATALLPNWPDMALLDDDFMRYPLGIGFRPELADLRQRFDHYLASIRADGRYDQIHQRWFIADPQTAQMPPYPVKEPAARYILGVSVADLPYVAVVNNQVVGFDIELLRSFAAAENIALQIQILDFGALIPALAAGKVDLISDGIAITEERRQRVAFSAPYAEGRGAVLVLRQRLAQNPPSAAPQPQTLPARRFADLARGKIAIFIGTVQDAFLAQHYPQAEVVRLNTTADLVLAVRTGKVDAALIEGSTARLILKKNPELAILEERLQVLPLGVAFRRDRTDLRDRFNAFLRHIRENGTYQTLYQRWCVEDADEAVMPEIPHFSGGERGLAGVAVDDLPYVSLVNGEFTGFDIELLRRFAAHEHIDLQIRAYEWDALINALAAGKVDLVTDGIAISEERAKVVAFSEPYLDLNTVALVRRDRMAAAAPPAPEPFTSEPASTVVSAVPALASLQESLRINFVVEQRWRLIVQGLGATLLISAAATLLGTLLGAAICALRLSRQPLARRFAILYIATVRGLPVLLLLMLIFYVVFASVNISPLLVAVVAFALNFAAYVAEMFRSGIEAVDRGQTEAGIALGFTRLQCFRHIVLPQAIRRILPVYRGEFISLVKMTSIVGYIGVQDLTKAGDIIRSRTFEAFFPLIMVAALYFVVIWLLGLALDHLDRKTDPQRQRLETRP
- a CDS encoding ABC transporter substrate-binding protein, which encodes MRGSIKHLLLPVGLILLTIAVLLHSDRQQRTAGPQAAAATPVYPAIAILQITSTSLLDDHVAGVLARLRELGLVAPADANIRRYNPQGDYATAGAMARDIAAGPADLVITSSTLALQLFAKANEATRKRHVFGAVTDPLGTGVGITGPAADQHPPHMAGIGTFQPVRSAIRLAKTMAPRLQRLGVVWNPAEQCSAACLAQARATCADLGIALLEINAGNTSEVPEATRALLTRQPDALWVGGDTVATAALHLILHLASEAGVPVFTNDPADAARGALFGLGADYVTVGRYTADLAAAILAGRSPASFATEAVIPEQLRINPSVLARQQPPWALPDSQQHPYQLVTDNPAGQSR